TGGGATCCATTAACACGTCCGATTATTTCTGAGTATGCTGGTATTGCACGCTTTGACAACGTTGAAGAAGGCGTAACTGTTGCTAAGCAGGTTGACGAAGTTACTGGCCTTTCCACTTTGGTGGTCATTGACGGTAAGCGTCGTTCTGCGGCAAGCAAAGGCGTTCGCCCAGTGATCAACTTAGTTGATGACAAGGGCAATGACGTGATGATCGCTGGTACTGATCACCCAGTAAACATTGGCCTCCAAGTGGGCGCTTTGATTACTGTTAAAGATGGTCAGAAGGTTGAAGTCGGTGAAGTATTGGCTCGTATTCCAATCGAATCCCAGAAGACTCGCGACATTACCGGTGGTTTGCCACGCGTTGCTGAACTCTTTGAAGCGCGTTCACCAAAAGATGCTGCTGTATTGGCAAAAGTGACTGGAACTGTTTCCTTCGGTAAAGAAACCAAAGGTAAGCAACGTTTGGTCATTACCGATATGGATGGCGAAGCTAATGAATTCTTGATTCCAAAAGAGAAGCAAGTTCTTGTTCACGACGGTCAAGTGGTGAACAAGGGCGAGATGATTGTGGAAGGCCCTGCCGATCCACATGACATCTTGACTCTCAAAGGTATTGAAGAGTTGGCGATTTACATCGTTGATGAAGTGCAGGACGTTTATCGTCTCCAGGGCGTGAAGATTAATGACAAGCACATTGAAGTTATCGTGCGTCAGATGTTGCGTCGTGTTCAGGTAACTGATCCAGGCGACACCACATTCATCCCAGGTGAGCAAGTAGAGCGTTCTAAGCTCTATGACGAGAATGACCGCGTCATCGCCGAAGGTAAGCGCCCAGCTTCATTCGATAACGTATTGCTTGGTATTACTAAAGCATCGTTGTCGACAGACAGCTTCATTTCAGCGGCTTCTTTCCAAGAAACCACCCGCGTATTGACCGAAGCCGCAATTATGGGCAAGACCGATACACTCCGTGGCCTCAAGGAAAACGTCATTATTGGTCGTCTGATCCCTGCTGGTACCGGCTTGTCTTATCGCCGCGCTCGCAAGGTCAGAGAGCAATTCGAGCGTGATCGCGCTCAAATGATTGCTGCCGAGGAAGAAGCAATGGCTAGCGCCCCTGTGGAAATAGAGGCCGAAGTCATCGCTCCTACTGGGGAGGCTGATCCGAGCTAATTTGGTAATTCTGGCCACAAATGGCCAGTTTTCCCCCATTTAGGTTGACGGGGAAGGCTGGCCAAGCTAGAATGCTGAGTTCTACTGATTCAGAAGAGGGTCTTTTTGACCTAGAAATTCTCTAAGTCATTGATTTTCTTGAAGAAAGCAACAAAGAAGTACTAACCGAGCTATTTTTATGCCAACAATTAATCAACTATTACGCAAGCCAAGAACAAGGCTTACCGTTAAAAGCAAGAGCCCTGCGCTGCAAAACAGCCCGCAGCGCCGTGGTGTATGTACCCGTGTGTACACAACCACTCCTAAAAAGCCTAACTCTGCGCTTCGTAAAGTAGCCAAAGTTCGCTTGACCAATGGTTTTGAAGTGATTTCATACATTGGTGGTGAAGGCCACAACCTCCAGGAACACTCTGTAGTGTTGATCCGTGGTGGTCGTGTAAAGGACTTGCCAGGTGTGCGTTACCACATCGTTCGCGGTTCTTTGGACTTGCAAGGTGTTAAAGATCGTAAGCAAGCACGTTCTAAATACGGTGCTAAGCGCGCTAAGAAAGCTGCTTAATTTTTAATTAAGCAGTTGTAGTTGCAGTAAGTCACTTTTGTCAGACTTAAAAGGCAAGTAAGTGGCTGTTCCGTTTAAGAATTTTCTTAAATAGTAGAGCAGCCGGAGCGGGTAGTTCATGTGAACTGCCCCTAACTGAACTGAAGGAGTAGTTATGCCACGTCGTCGTGAAGTTCCCAAACGGGAAATTTTGCCGGACCCAAAATTCGGTAATGTAGAAGTAGCTAAATTCATGAACGTCCTCATGTTGGACGGCAAGAAATCGGTTGCAGAGCGCATTGTTTACGGTGCCTTTGATCACATCGAGAAAAAAGCAAACAAAGAACCCCTCGAAATTTTTTCAACAGCCATGGGCAACGTTAAGCCAATGGTTGAGGTGAAGAGCCGCCGCGTTGGTGGTGCTAACTATCAAGTTCCTGTTGAAGTTCGTCCATCACGTCGTTCCGCTTTGGCAATGCGCTGGTTGCGTGAAGCCGCTAAGAAGCGTGGCGAAAAATCGATGGCTCAACGTTTGGCCAACGAATTATTAGAGGCTGCTGAAGGTCGTGGCGGCGCAATGAAGAAGCGTGAAGAAGTTCACCGTATGGCAGAAGCTAACAAGGCTTTCTCACATTTCCGCTTCTAATCGAATAGTTAAGAAAAGGCATAAACAGTGGCACGCAAAACCCCCATTGATCGATATCGCAATATTGGTATCTCTGCGCACATTGACGCAGGTAAAACAACTACTACTGAACGCGTTCTGTTCTACACCGGTGTTAATCACAAGATTGGTGAAGTGCATGATGGCGCAGCTACCATGGACTGGATGGAGCAAGAGCAAGAGCGTGGCATCACGATTACTTCTGCTGCAACCACAGCCTTCTGGAAAGGCATGGCAGGTAATTATCAAGAGCACCGTATCAACATTATTGATACCCCAGGACACGTAGACTTCACTATTGAGGTTGAGCGTTCCATGCGTGTTCTCGATGGCGCTTGCATGGTGTATTGCGCGGTAGGTGGAGTTCAGCCACAGTCTGAAACAGTTTGGCGTCAAGCAAATAAGTATGGTGTTCCACGTTTAGCATTCGTAAACAAGATGGACCGTACAGGCGCGAACTTCTTCAAAGTGTATGAACAGATGAAGGCTCGCTTGAAAGCGAATCCAATCTTGATCCAAATTCCAATTGGTGCTGAAGAAAATTTCCAAGGCGTTGTAGATTTGGTAAAGATGAAAGCAATCGTTTGGGATGATGCTTCACAAGGAACTAAATTCACTTACGAAGACATTCCTGCTGAATTGCAAGCCAGCGCTGAAGAATGGCGCGAGAAGATGGTTGAAGCAGCTGCCGAAAGTTCAGAAGAGCTGATGGACAAGTATCTCGGTGGCGAAGAATTAAGCGAAGAAGAAATTAAGAAGGCGCTTCGTACTCGTACGATCGCTGGCGAAATCGTGCCAATGCTTTGCGGAACTGCCTTTAAGAACAAAGGTGTTCAGGCGATGTTGGATGCCGTGATCGATTACATGCCATCACCAGTAGATATTCCTCCAGTTAAGGGCGAGTTGGAAGACGGCACTGAGACAGAGCGTAAAGCTGATGACAATGAGAAATTCTCAGCATTAGCATTCAAGATCATGACTGACCCATTCGTTGGCCAGCTCATCTTCTTCCGCGTGTATTCAGGTGTGATCAATTCAGGCGACACAATCTATAACCCAATTAAGGGTAAGAAAGAACGCATTGGTCGTTTGTTGCAGATGCATGCTAACCAGCGTGAAGAGATTAAAGAAGTTCGAGCAGGTGACATCGCCGCTGCGGTTGGTTTGAAAGATGCAACAACAGGCGAAACATTGTGTGACCCAGATAACATCGTGATCTTGGAGCGCATGGAGTTCCCTGAGCCAGTGATTTCTCAGGCAGTTGAGCCTAAGACAAAAGCAGACCAAGAGAAAATGGGTCTTGCATTGAACCGCTTGGCTCAAGAAGATCCTTCATTCCGCGTGAAGACTGACGAAGAATCAGGTCAAACAATTATTTCCGGTATGGGCGAGCTCCACTTGGAAATCTTGGTAGATCGTATGAAGCGTGAGTTCGGCGTAGAGGCAACTGTTGGTAAGCCACAGGTTGCATATCGTGAAACTATTCGTAAGACATGCGACGAAATCGAAGGCAAGTTCGTTAAGCAGTCTGGTGGTCGCGGTCAGTACGGTCACGTTGTATTGAAGCTTGAGCCACAAGAACCAGGCAAAGGCTTCGAATTCGTTGACGCTATTAAGGGCGGTGTAGTTCCTCGTGAATACATCCCTGCAGTAGAAAAAGGCATTATTGAAACATTGAACTCTGGTGTATTGGCTGGCTATCCAGTGGTTGACATCAAAGCAACCCTGTTCTTCGGTTCATACCATGACGTTGACTCCAATGAAAACGCATTTAAGATGGCGGGCTCTATGGCGTTCAAGGATGGTATGCGTAAAGCAGCTCCAGTATTGCTTGAGCCAATGATGGCAGTTGAAGTTGAAACTCCAGAAGATTTCATGGGTAACGTGATGGGTGACCTTTCTTCACGTCGCGGCATTATGCAAGGTATGGATGACATTCCTGGCGGCGGCAAGATTGTTCGTGCAGAAGTTCCTCTCGCAGAGATGTTTGGTTACTCCACTGGCTTGCGTTCTTTGACGCAAGGTCGTGCAACCTACACCATGGAATTTAAGCATTACGCAGAAGCACCTAAGAACGTAGCAGAAGCAGTTATGGCTGCTAAAGCGAAGTAATTTATTTACATTAATTTTGATATTGACTAGCTAAGAAGGCAGACAAAAATGGCAAAAGAAAAGTTCGAGCGGACAAAACCGCACGTAAACGTAGGCACCATCGGTCACGTTGACCACGGTAAAACCACATTGACAGCAGCAATCGCAACCGTGCTCTCAAAGGCATTCGGTGGCGAAGCTAAAGCATACGATCAGATCGATGCTGCTCCAGAAGAAAAAGCCCGTGGTATTACGATTAACACAGCACACGTTGAGTATGAAACTGCTGGTCGTCACTATGCACACGTTGACTGCCCAGGACACGCTGACTACGTTAAGAACATGATTACTGGTGCTGCGCAGATGGACGGCGCAATCTTGGTTTGCTCTGCTGCAGACGGCCCAATGCCACAAACTCGTGAGCACATCCTCTTGGCACGTCAGGTTGGCGTTCCATACATCGTGGTGTTCCTTAACAAGTGCGACATGGTTGACGATGCTGAATTGTTAGAGCTCGTTGAAATGGAAGTACGTGAACTTCTGTCTAAGTATGACTTCCCAGGTGATGACACTCCAATCATCCGTGGTTCTGCTAAGTTGGCATTAGAAGGCGACGAAGGCCCATTGGGTAAAGAAGCCATCATGAAATTGGCTGAAGCATTAGATACATACATCCCAACTCCAGAGCGTGCTGTTGACGGTGCGTTCTTGATGCCAGTAGAAGACGTGTTCTCAATCTCTGGTCGCGGTACTGTAGTAACCGGTCGTATTGAGCGCGGCATCATCAAGGTTGGCGAAGAGATTGAAATCGTTGGTATCAAACCAACTCTCAAGACCACTTGTACTGGTGTTGAAATGTTCCGTAAATTGCTCGACCAAGGTCAAGCAGGTGACAACGTTGGTATCTTGTTGCGCGGCACAAAACGTGAAGAAGTTGAGCGTGGCCAAGTATTGGCTAAGCCAGGTTCTATCACTCCACATACTCACTTTACCGCTGAGGTTTACATCTTGGGTAAAGATGAAGGTGGTCGTCATACTCCATTCTTTAACAACTATCGTCCACAGTTCTACTTCCGTACAACGGACGTAACAGGTTCAATCGAGTTGCCAAAAGACAAAGAGATGGTGATGCCTGGTGATAACGTCACCATTACCGTCAAACTCATCGCCCCAATCGCGATGGAAGAAGGTTTACGTTTTGCGATCCGTGAAGGTGGCCGTACTGTTGGCGCCGGCGTGGTTGCAAAGATTTTGGCTTAAGAAGTAGGTATTACTAGTAACAATATTTAGCGGTTTGCTAACCGGTGACATCAGTGCTGCTGATGTCACCGTGCTCTTTAGATGTATAACGTGGCAGCACCACACCGCTCTTTGGAATTAATATGCAAAACCAAAAAATTCGTATTCGTCTTAAAGCGTTTGATTACCGTTTAATCGACCAGTCCGCAGCTGAAATCGTTGATACAGCTAAGCGCACTGGTGCAGTTGTTAAGGGTCCAGTACCTTTGCCAACCCGTATTGAGCGTTTTGATATCTTGCGTTCACCACACGTAAACAAGACATCTCGTGATCAGTTAGAGATCCGTACCCATCTGCGTTTGATGGATATTGTTGATCCTACCGAGAAAACTGTAGATGCTTTGATGAAATTAGACCTCCCAGCAGGTGTGGACGTCGAAATTAAGCTGCAATAATTTGTTGTTTCCAGTCTCGGCACTTGCCAAGACTGGGTTTTCGGGATAGAATCTAAGGCTCTGCTGAGTCAAATTTGGCAGATTTTGTGGTTTTATTAGCATTAAAAACGTTGTAAGTTATTGATTTAGAAGTACTTTTACTTGTAAATCACTTAAATTAATTTTGCCGACCAATCGAAGTCGGCGTGGAGCATGAATATGAGCTTAGGCTTAATCGGCCGCAAGGTCGGCATGACCCGTCTATTTACGGACGAAGGGGAAGCGATTCCTGTCACCGTAATTGACGTGAGCGACAACAGAATCGCTCAAATCAAGACCCAGGCAACTGATGGCTATGACGCTATCCAGTTGGCACATGGCACACGTAGAGCTACTCGCGTTACCAAATCAATGGCTGGTCACTTTGCTAAAGCAGGTGTAATGGCTGGTAATGCACTCAACGAATTCCAATTAGATGCAGCAAAAATCGCAGAAATGACACCGGGACAAGTAATTCCTGCTGACGCTGCATTTACTGCTGGTCAAAAAGTGGATGTGCAAGGCGTAACAATCGGTAAAGGTTACGCAGGTACCATCAAGCGTTATCACTTCGCTTCTGGTCGCGCATCTCACGGTAACTCTAGATCACACAACGTACCAGGTTCTATTGGTATGGCACAAGATCCAGGTCGTGTTTTCCCAGGTAAGCGCATGACTGGCCACCTTGGTGACGTTACACGTACCGTACAAAATTTAGTCATCGCACGCATTGATGCAGAACGCAATCTCATCATGGTTAAAGGCGCTATTCCAGGTGCCCCAGGCGGTAAAGTTATTGTTACTCCAGCGGTTAAAACACCGTTGAAGAAGAAATAAGGAGAGCGAATATGGAACTTAAGCTTCTCCAGGACAACGGTACTTTAGGTGCAGGCGTACAAGCTTCACCAGAAGTATTCGAGCGTGAATATAACGAAGCATTGGTACACCAAGTTGTAGTGGCTTACCAAGCAAATGCACGTAGCGGTAATCGTGCACAAAAAGACCGTGAGCAAGTTAAGCACACAACCAAAAAGCCTTGGCGTCAAAAGGGCACTGGACGTGCACGCGCTGGTATGAGCTCCTCACCGCTGTGGCGTGGAGGTGGTCGTATATTCCCGAATTCTCCAGAAGAGAATTTCAGCCAAAAAGTAAACAAGAAAATGTACCGCGCTGGTATGAGATCCATTTTGTCTCAGTTGGCTCGCGAAGGTCGTTTGAATGTGGTTGATCAATTTAATCTTGACGCTCCAAAGACCAAAGTTTTAGCTGAAAAAGTAAAAGCAATGGGCTTAGATTCAGTCTTGATCATCGTTGATCAAGTTAGTGAGAATTTGTACTTGGCATCACGTAACTTGCATAAAGTTGCCGTGGTTGAGCCACAGCACGCTGATCCATTAGCTTTGGTTCAATACAAAAAAGTATTGGTAAGCAAAGCAGCGATCGCAAAAATTGAGGAGTTGCTGAAATGAGCCAAGTCCGTAAAAACGATCACAACCTGATGAAGGTTCTGCTTGGTCCTGTTATCTCTGAGAAAGCCACTATGGTTGCAGAGAAAAACGAACAAGTAGTTTTCCAAGTAGCTCGCGACGCAAATAAGAGCGATGTGAAGCAAGCAGTTGAATTGCTCTTTAAGGTGCAAGTTGACTCAGTTCAAATCGTGAATCAAAAAGGTAAGCCTAAGCGCTATGGCCGTTTTGAAGGTCGTCGTGACCACACCAAGAAGGCCTATGTGAATTTGAAGCCAGGTCAAGAAATTAACTTTGAAGCGGAGGCGAATTAATCATGCCTTTGATGAAAACTAAACCGACCTCACCAGGTCGTCGCTCAATGGTCAAGGTGGTCAATCCTGACCTCCATAAAGGTAAGCCTTTTGCACCATTGTTAGAGCCACAGTTTCAAAAAGCGGGTCGTAACAACAACGGCCACATCACTACTCGTCATAAAGGTGGTGGTCATAAGCATCACTATCGTGTTGTTGACTTTAAGCGCAACGACAAAGATGGTATTCCAGCAAAAGTTGAGCGCTTGGAATACGATCCAAACCGCAGTGCAAATATTGCATTGATTGTGTTTGCTGATGGTGAGCGTCGCTACATTCCAGCTGCTAAAGGTATGACTGTTGGTCAGGCAATCATGAATGGCTCTGAAGCGCCAATCAAGTCTGGTAACAATTTGCCAATTCGTAACATTCCAGTTGGTAGCACTATTCACTGCGTAGAAATTCTTCCAGGTAAAGGTGCGCAGGTTGCACGTTCTGCTGGTGGTTCAGCAGTATTGTTGGCACGTGAGGGTGTTTACGCTCAAGTACGTTTGCGCTCTGGTGAAGTTCGCCGTGTTCTGATTGAGTGCCGCGCCACTATTGGTGAAGTTGGTAACGAAGAACACAGCTTGCGTCAAATTGGTAAAGCAGGTGCAAATCGCTGGCGTGGTATTCGCCCAACCGTTCGCGGTGTGGCAATGAACCCAGTAGATCACCCACACGGTGGTGGTGAAGGTAGAACTGGCGAAGGCCGTGTACCTGTATCTCCATGGGGCACTCCAACCAAAGGTTATCGCACACGTCGCAATAAGCGTACAACTTCGATGATCGTTCAACGTCGTCAAAAACGTTAAGCGATAAGGATAAATAGATATGACACGTTCAGCTAAAAAAGGCCCATTCTGCGACGCCAGCTTAGTAAAAAAAGTTGAAGTTGCACAAGCCAACAAGGACAAAAAGCCGATCAAAACTTGGTCACGCCGTTCAACAATCCTCCCAGACTTCATTGGTCTGACGATTGCTGTACATAACGGTCGTCAACACGTTCCGGTTTATGTATCAGAAAACATGGTGGGTCATAAGTTAGGCGAGTTCGCCTTGACCCGTACTTTCAAAGGTCACGCTGCTGACAAGAAAGTAACGAAGAAGTAAGGGGATGATGATGGAAGTTAAAGCTATTCACAAGGGTGCCCGCATTTCTGCGCAAAAGACACGTTTGGTCGCTGACCAAATCCGTGGTTTGCCAATTGCTCGCGCATTAAACATTTTGAACTTCAGCCCCAAAAAAGCTGCCTTCATTGTGAAAAAAGTAGTTGAGTCAGCGATTGCAAATGCTGAACACAATAAAGGTGCTGATATTGATGAGCTCAAGGTATCAGCGGTCATCGTTGATAAGGCAACATCCTTGAAGCGCTTCACAGCGCGCGCTAAGGGTCGTGGCAATCAAATTGAAAAACAAACTTGTCACATTAGCGTGACCTTGAGTAACTAAGGAAAAATATGGGCCAAAAGATTAACCCTACCGGATTCCGACTCGCGGTAACGAAGAATTGGACATCACGTTGGTATGCAAACAATACTGACTTCGCAAAAATGCTCAAAGAGGACGTAGATGTCCGTGGCTATTTGAAGAAGAAGTTAAAGAATGCATCTGTTAGCAAGGTTGTGATTGAGCGTCCTGCGAAGAACGCACGCATCACTATCTATAGCTCACGTCCTGGCGTTGTGATTGGTAAGAAGGGCGAAGATATTGAAGTTCTCCGTCGCGAATTACAAAAGCGTATGGGCGTTCCAGTTCACGTGAACATCGAAGAAATTCGTAAGCCTGAAGTTGACGCACAATTAATTGCTGACTCTATTACTCAACAGTTAGAGAAGCGCATTATGTTCCGTCGTGCGATGAAGCGCGCTATGCAAAACGCAATGCGTCTTGGCGCACAAGGCATCAAGATCATGTCTTCTGGTCGCTTGAATGGTGCAGAGATTGCACGTCGCGAATGGTACCGTGAAGGCCGCGTTCCACTTCATACATTGAAGGCTGATATTGATTACGCAACATCAGAAGCTGAAACTACATACGGCATCATCGGTGTAAAAGTTTGGGTTTACAAAGGCGACACATTGGGTCGCGGTGCAGAAGCTCAAGTAGCTGCTCCAGCTGCTGAACCAGCTGCAGAAGAAAAGAAAACTCGTCGTGCTCCAAGCAAAACAGCTGCTCGTAAGCCAGCTGCTGGTGCTGACAAGCCATTAGTTGCTGCTAAGCCAGCAGTAAAGCGCGTGCGTAAGGTTGAAACACCTGCCGCTGATGCGCAGAAGTCAGGAGAGTAAGCATGCTACAACCAAAGCGTCGCAAGTATCGTAAGGAACAAAAAGGCCGTAACACTGGCGTGGCAACACGCGGTAGTTCTGTAGCCTTTGGTGACTTTGGATTGAAGGCCGTTGGTCGTGGACGTTTAACTGCTCGTCAAATCGAGTCAGCACGTCGCGCAATGACCCGTCACATTAAACGTGGTGGCCGTATTTGGATTCGTATTTTCCCAGATAAGCCAATTTCACAAAAACCTGCTGAAGTGCGTATGGGTAACGGTAAAGGTAACCCAGAGTACTACGTAGCTGAAATTCAACCAGGCAAAGTGCTTTACGAGATGGATGGTGTGGATGAGCAATTGGCGCGTGAAGCTTTTAAGCTTGCCGCAGCTAAGTTGCCTTTACAGACTACCTTCGTGATTCGCCACTTAGGTTGATCGGGATAGAGATTATGAAAAATAAAGAATTAGCAGCGAAAGATCTGACTGCCTTGAACGCAGAATTGACAGAGCTCTTAAAGACCAACTTTAAGCTCCGTATGCAAAAGGGTACTCAGCAACTGACCAATACCAGCCAATTGGGTAAAACGAAGCGTGATATTGCTCGCGTGAAGACGTTTATTGCTCAAAAGACTGCTCAGAAATAAGGAAAAAGGGATATGACAGAATTATCTAAACCCTTGCGCCGTACCCTCGTGGGTCGCGTTGTTAGCGATAAAATGCAAAAAACTGTGACCGTGTTGGTTGAGCGTCAAGTGAAGCATCCGGTGATTGGTAAGTACGTTGGCCAGTCCAAAAAATACCACGCTCATGACGAGGCAGGCACATACAAGATGGGTGATACCGTTGAAATTGCTGAATCCAAGCCAATTTCACGCACTAAATCTTGGGTTGTGACCCGTTTGGTTCAGGCTTCAAAGGGTATTTAAGGCTTTTTATAGGGTTTTGGAGAAGTTTCTTCCCAAAACCTTGTTTTTCGTAGTAGAATAGAAGGCTTCTCTGGTTTTATTGGAGAAGCAGTGTTTTTCATTAATTCCGGGTTTTAGCTTTCGTTAAAGCCCATAGACGGAACCAAGACTGTTTGCCTTTGGCTAATAAGTTGGGGATTAGAAATGATACAAACCGAAAGTAGATTGCAGGTTGCCGATAACACAGGCGCCAGTGAAGTTTTGTGCATCAAAGTATTGGGCGGCTCTAAGCGTCGTTACGCCAGTATTGGTGATGTAATTAAAGTCACTGTGAAGTCAGCTGCTCCGCGCGGCCGTGTAAAAAAAGGTGATATTTATAACGCTGTTGTTGTTAGAACAGCTAAGGGTGTTCGCCGTCCAGACGGTTCATTGATTAAGTTTGATGACAACGCTGCGGTATTGCTCAACGCTAAGTTAGAGCCAATTGGCACACGTATCTTTGGACCTGTCACACGCGA
This DNA window, taken from Polynucleobacter sp. MWH-UH25E, encodes the following:
- the rpsL gene encoding 30S ribosomal protein S12, with product MPTINQLLRKPRTRLTVKSKSPALQNSPQRRGVCTRVYTTTPKKPNSALRKVAKVRLTNGFEVISYIGGEGHNLQEHSVVLIRGGRVKDLPGVRYHIVRGSLDLQGVKDRKQARSKYGAKRAKKAA
- the rpsG gene encoding 30S ribosomal protein S7 — its product is MPRRREVPKREILPDPKFGNVEVAKFMNVLMLDGKKSVAERIVYGAFDHIEKKANKEPLEIFSTAMGNVKPMVEVKSRRVGGANYQVPVEVRPSRRSALAMRWLREAAKKRGEKSMAQRLANELLEAAEGRGGAMKKREEVHRMAEANKAFSHFRF
- the fusA gene encoding elongation factor G → MARKTPIDRYRNIGISAHIDAGKTTTTERVLFYTGVNHKIGEVHDGAATMDWMEQEQERGITITSAATTAFWKGMAGNYQEHRINIIDTPGHVDFTIEVERSMRVLDGACMVYCAVGGVQPQSETVWRQANKYGVPRLAFVNKMDRTGANFFKVYEQMKARLKANPILIQIPIGAEENFQGVVDLVKMKAIVWDDASQGTKFTYEDIPAELQASAEEWREKMVEAAAESSEELMDKYLGGEELSEEEIKKALRTRTIAGEIVPMLCGTAFKNKGVQAMLDAVIDYMPSPVDIPPVKGELEDGTETERKADDNEKFSALAFKIMTDPFVGQLIFFRVYSGVINSGDTIYNPIKGKKERIGRLLQMHANQREEIKEVRAGDIAAAVGLKDATTGETLCDPDNIVILERMEFPEPVISQAVEPKTKADQEKMGLALNRLAQEDPSFRVKTDEESGQTIISGMGELHLEILVDRMKREFGVEATVGKPQVAYRETIRKTCDEIEGKFVKQSGGRGQYGHVVLKLEPQEPGKGFEFVDAIKGGVVPREYIPAVEKGIIETLNSGVLAGYPVVDIKATLFFGSYHDVDSNENAFKMAGSMAFKDGMRKAAPVLLEPMMAVEVETPEDFMGNVMGDLSSRRGIMQGMDDIPGGGKIVRAEVPLAEMFGYSTGLRSLTQGRATYTMEFKHYAEAPKNVAEAVMAAKAK
- the tuf gene encoding elongation factor Tu, with translation MAKEKFERTKPHVNVGTIGHVDHGKTTLTAAIATVLSKAFGGEAKAYDQIDAAPEEKARGITINTAHVEYETAGRHYAHVDCPGHADYVKNMITGAAQMDGAILVCSAADGPMPQTREHILLARQVGVPYIVVFLNKCDMVDDAELLELVEMEVRELLSKYDFPGDDTPIIRGSAKLALEGDEGPLGKEAIMKLAEALDTYIPTPERAVDGAFLMPVEDVFSISGRGTVVTGRIERGIIKVGEEIEIVGIKPTLKTTCTGVEMFRKLLDQGQAGDNVGILLRGTKREEVERGQVLAKPGSITPHTHFTAEVYILGKDEGGRHTPFFNNYRPQFYFRTTDVTGSIELPKDKEMVMPGDNVTITVKLIAPIAMEEGLRFAIREGGRTVGAGVVAKILA
- the rpsJ gene encoding 30S ribosomal protein S10, which codes for MQNQKIRIRLKAFDYRLIDQSAAEIVDTAKRTGAVVKGPVPLPTRIERFDILRSPHVNKTSRDQLEIRTHLRLMDIVDPTEKTVDALMKLDLPAGVDVEIKLQ
- the rplC gene encoding 50S ribosomal protein L3; translation: MSLGLIGRKVGMTRLFTDEGEAIPVTVIDVSDNRIAQIKTQATDGYDAIQLAHGTRRATRVTKSMAGHFAKAGVMAGNALNEFQLDAAKIAEMTPGQVIPADAAFTAGQKVDVQGVTIGKGYAGTIKRYHFASGRASHGNSRSHNVPGSIGMAQDPGRVFPGKRMTGHLGDVTRTVQNLVIARIDAERNLIMVKGAIPGAPGGKVIVTPAVKTPLKKK
- the rplD gene encoding 50S ribosomal protein L4 encodes the protein MELKLLQDNGTLGAGVQASPEVFEREYNEALVHQVVVAYQANARSGNRAQKDREQVKHTTKKPWRQKGTGRARAGMSSSPLWRGGGRIFPNSPEENFSQKVNKKMYRAGMRSILSQLAREGRLNVVDQFNLDAPKTKVLAEKVKAMGLDSVLIIVDQVSENLYLASRNLHKVAVVEPQHADPLALVQYKKVLVSKAAIAKIEELLK
- the rplW gene encoding 50S ribosomal protein L23 is translated as MSQVRKNDHNLMKVLLGPVISEKATMVAEKNEQVVFQVARDANKSDVKQAVELLFKVQVDSVQIVNQKGKPKRYGRFEGRRDHTKKAYVNLKPGQEINFEAEAN
- the rplB gene encoding 50S ribosomal protein L2, giving the protein MPLMKTKPTSPGRRSMVKVVNPDLHKGKPFAPLLEPQFQKAGRNNNGHITTRHKGGGHKHHYRVVDFKRNDKDGIPAKVERLEYDPNRSANIALIVFADGERRYIPAAKGMTVGQAIMNGSEAPIKSGNNLPIRNIPVGSTIHCVEILPGKGAQVARSAGGSAVLLAREGVYAQVRLRSGEVRRVLIECRATIGEVGNEEHSLRQIGKAGANRWRGIRPTVRGVAMNPVDHPHGGGEGRTGEGRVPVSPWGTPTKGYRTRRNKRTTSMIVQRRQKR
- the rpsS gene encoding 30S ribosomal protein S19, producing the protein MTRSAKKGPFCDASLVKKVEVAQANKDKKPIKTWSRRSTILPDFIGLTIAVHNGRQHVPVYVSENMVGHKLGEFALTRTFKGHAADKKVTKK
- the rplV gene encoding 50S ribosomal protein L22, with protein sequence MMEVKAIHKGARISAQKTRLVADQIRGLPIARALNILNFSPKKAAFIVKKVVESAIANAEHNKGADIDELKVSAVIVDKATSLKRFTARAKGRGNQIEKQTCHISVTLSN
- the rpsC gene encoding 30S ribosomal protein S3, translating into MGQKINPTGFRLAVTKNWTSRWYANNTDFAKMLKEDVDVRGYLKKKLKNASVSKVVIERPAKNARITIYSSRPGVVIGKKGEDIEVLRRELQKRMGVPVHVNIEEIRKPEVDAQLIADSITQQLEKRIMFRRAMKRAMQNAMRLGAQGIKIMSSGRLNGAEIARREWYREGRVPLHTLKADIDYATSEAETTYGIIGVKVWVYKGDTLGRGAEAQVAAPAAEPAAEEKKTRRAPSKTAARKPAAGADKPLVAAKPAVKRVRKVETPAADAQKSGE
- the rplP gene encoding 50S ribosomal protein L16 → MLQPKRRKYRKEQKGRNTGVATRGSSVAFGDFGLKAVGRGRLTARQIESARRAMTRHIKRGGRIWIRIFPDKPISQKPAEVRMGNGKGNPEYYVAEIQPGKVLYEMDGVDEQLAREAFKLAAAKLPLQTTFVIRHLG
- the rpmC gene encoding 50S ribosomal protein L29, coding for MKNKELAAKDLTALNAELTELLKTNFKLRMQKGTQQLTNTSQLGKTKRDIARVKTFIAQKTAQK
- the rpsQ gene encoding 30S ribosomal protein S17, whose amino-acid sequence is MTELSKPLRRTLVGRVVSDKMQKTVTVLVERQVKHPVIGKYVGQSKKYHAHDEAGTYKMGDTVEIAESKPISRTKSWVVTRLVQASKGI
- the rplN gene encoding 50S ribosomal protein L14, coding for MIQTESRLQVADNTGASEVLCIKVLGGSKRRYASIGDVIKVTVKSAAPRGRVKKGDIYNAVVVRTAKGVRRPDGSLIKFDDNAAVLLNAKLEPIGTRIFGPVTRELRTEKFMKIVSLAPEVI